A region of the Sebaldella sp. S0638 genome:
GCTTGCAAGCTTTGGTATGTATTCAAAATAATTCTCGGCAATTTATATGTAAACTACTCTAAATAAGGTACAAACGAAAGGGATGATTCAAATTGGAAAAACAAGTCGCAATAGTCGTAGGCGGAGGGCAGACTCTCGGGGAATTTCTTTCCAAAGGTTTGGCAGAAGCTGGTTATGACGTATTAACAGCAGATATAAACGGTGAAAATGCCAAAAGAGTGAGTGATGAAATCAGCAGTAAATATTCAGGAAATTTTCAAAGTTTTCAGGTTAATGCAACTAATGAAGAAGAAGTCATAAACTTAAGAAAATTTGCAGAGGAGAAATACGGACGTGTTGATCTTCTTGTGTACAATGCCGGAGTGGCAAGAAGTTCGAAGATTGATACTTTTGACCTGAAAGACTGGAATATTTCTGTATCGGTAAATCTTACAGGATATTTTCTATGTGCAAGGGAAATATCAAAAATTATGATAAAACAGGGGTATGGAAATATAATACAGATAAATACAAAGTCCGGCAAAGTGGGAAGCAAGCACAACTCTGCTTATTCAGC
Encoded here:
- the srlD gene encoding sorbitol-6-phosphate dehydrogenase, whose translation is MEKQVAIVVGGGQTLGEFLSKGLAEAGYDVLTADINGENAKRVSDEISSKYSGNFQSFQVNATNEEEVINLRKFAEEKYGRVDLLVYNAGVARSSKIDTFDLKDWNISVSVNLTGYFLCAREISKIMIKQGYGNIIQINTKSGKVGSKHNSAYSASKFGGVGLTQSLALDLAEHNIRVNSLMLGNLLKSPMFQSLLPQYAKKLGVPEDQVEKIYRDKVPLKRGCEYQDVLNILLFYASEKASYCTGQSINITGGQVMF